A portion of the Collinsella aerofaciens genome contains these proteins:
- a CDS encoding ParB/RepB/Spo0J family partition protein produces MPSAKKRGGLGRGLNALVSEAEYETGGSAASASNAASETKLPIEDIVPNPNQPRIHFNETELRELSESIQEHGVLQPLLVRKHGNGYEIIAGERRYQASKLAGLEELPVIIKEVNDEEMLALALIENLQRSDLNPVEEAKGYRQLIDASGMTQEALSKAVSKSRSAITNSLRLLDLPEEVQQMIFEGKLTAGHARAILAVPYEDARIRLAEKVVAEGLSVRATENLAPLFSAGETPKTPRPATPQSFKKAARVLRQVFNTNVRVKSSRGKNKIEIEFKDEEELSRILGEMIQFDQGGQDEE; encoded by the coding sequence GTGCCTAGTGCAAAGAAACGTGGCGGATTGGGGCGTGGACTCAATGCTTTGGTCTCTGAGGCCGAGTATGAGACCGGTGGTTCCGCTGCATCTGCTTCAAATGCCGCATCTGAAACAAAACTACCTATTGAGGATATCGTTCCCAACCCTAATCAACCGCGAATTCACTTTAATGAAACTGAACTTCGCGAGTTGAGCGAGTCAATCCAAGAACATGGCGTTTTGCAGCCGCTCTTGGTTCGCAAGCATGGAAACGGCTATGAGATCATCGCTGGTGAGCGTCGTTACCAGGCGTCAAAGCTTGCTGGTCTTGAGGAACTGCCTGTCATCATTAAGGAAGTTAATGATGAGGAAATGCTCGCTCTTGCTCTTATCGAAAACCTTCAGCGTTCTGATCTGAATCCCGTCGAAGAGGCTAAGGGCTATCGCCAGCTCATCGATGCTAGCGGTATGACCCAGGAGGCATTGTCGAAGGCCGTAAGCAAGTCACGCTCTGCAATTACAAACTCGCTGCGCCTTCTCGATCTCCCCGAAGAAGTTCAGCAGATGATTTTTGAGGGTAAACTTACTGCTGGTCACGCACGTGCGATTCTTGCAGTTCCCTATGAGGATGCTCGAATTCGACTTGCAGAGAAGGTTGTTGCGGAGGGCCTTTCCGTAAGAGCGACAGAAAATCTTGCTCCATTGTTTTCTGCCGGAGAGACACCTAAGACGCCGCGGCCTGCAACGCCTCAGTCTTTTAAAAAGGCTGCGCGTGTACTTCGTCAGGTATTTAATACCAACGTGCGCGTGAAGAGTTCGCGTGGAAAGAATAAGATTGAGATTGAGTTTAAAGACGAGGAAGA